One Fusarium falciforme chromosome 1, complete sequence genomic window carries:
- a CDS encoding Proteasome endopeptidase complex, with protein sequence MPGFDFSNYNRNAALHARGVPLPKATSTGTTIVGCIFDGGVVIAADTRATSGPIVADKNCEKLHYISPQIWCAGAGTAADTEFTTALISSQLELHSLSTGRKPRVVTCMTLLKQHLFRYQGYIGAYLVVAGVDPTGTHLFTVHAHGSTDKLPYVTMGSGSLAAMSVFETQWKPDLSQEEAVKLASDAILAGVWNDLGSGSNVDVAIITKEKTTLKRNYITPNEKEPKLQSYAFPKGTTAVLNEKIITKNEIGRYVSVEEVPLDDSKMDVDT encoded by the exons ATGCCCGGCTTCGACTTCTCCAACTACAACCGCAATGCGGCCCTCCACGCCCGAGGAGTCCCTCTGCCAAAGGCCACCAGTACTGGAACAACCATTGTTGGATGCATATTCGATGGCGGTGTGGTG ATCGCAGCCGATACCCGAGCCACATCTGGCCCCATCGTCGCCGACAAGAACTGTGAGAAGCTTCACTACATCTCTCCTCAGATTTGGTGCGCTGGTGCTGGTACAGCCGCCGACACCGAGTTCACCACCGCCCTCATCTCCTCCCAGCTCGAGCTGCACTCCCTTTCCACCGGCCGCAAGCCCCGCGTCGTCACTTGCATGACCCTCCTGAAGCAGCACCTCTTCCGCTACCAGGGCTACATCGGCGCctacctcgtcgtcgccggtgTCGATCCCACCGGCACCCACCTCTTCACCGTCCACGCCCACGGTAGCACCGACAAGCTCCCCTACGTCACCATGGGCAGTGGTAGCTTGGCCGCCATGAGCGTCTTTGAGACCCAGTGGAAGCCCGACCTCAGCCAGGAGGAGGCGGTGAAGCTGGCGAGCGACGCCATCCTGGCGGGTGTCTGGAACGATCTGGGCTCTGGTTCCAACGTGGATgtggccatcatcaccaaggagaagacgaCATTGAAGAGAAACTACATCACGCCCAACGAGAAGGAGCCCAAGCTGCAGAGTTACGCCTTCCCCAAGGGCACGACAGCCGTGCTGAACGAGAAGATCATTACCAAGAACGAGATTGGGCGGTACGTTAGCGTGGAAGAGGTGCCTCTTGACGACTCGAAGATGGATGTCGACACCTAA
- a CDS encoding DNA-directed RNA polymerases I and III subunit RPAC1 has protein sequence MHPTQQAAWRRAPDAEETARRQTVGINKETVTNISSTDYPGHHPGEDAAFTIERFREGFSVGFHQNDQFLSSFSLVGIDASLANAFRRILLAEIPTLAVENVYIENNTSVIQDEVLAHRLGLVPFKGGREGLRDFLKWYKKPEPGEDPFSGCFDYNTVRLELNVTCTVNPDASPTENDPLKAYNNAHVYARDIVFVPTGRQVEYFSGEDAIAPTNPDILIAKLRPRQTINLAMHMHKGIGADHAKFSPVATASYRLLPTITITKPILGADADKFAKCFPQGVIGLERVTAEEAAQAGSGYEGHEGETKAVVVDAMKDTVSREVLRHEEFEGKVKLGRRRDHFIFSIESTGQWDSDELFLESVKHLKLKCKKLEQQVVNMVR, from the exons ATGCATCCCACACAGCAGGCTGCGTGGAGGAGGGCTCCCGATGCGGAGGAAACTGCGCGCCGCCAG ACCGTAGGTATCAACAAGGAGACGGTGACCAACATCTCTTCGACCGACTACCCCGGACACCACCCCGGCGAGGACGCCGCCTTCACCATTGAGCGGTTCCGCGAGGGCTTCTCTGTGGGCTTCCACCAGAACGACCAGTTCCTGTCGTCCTTCTCCCTCGTCGGCATCGACGCCTCGCTCGCCAACGCCTTCCGccgcatcctcctcgccgagatCCCCACGCTCGCCGTCGAGAACGTCTACATCGAGAACAACACATCCGTCATCCAGGATGAGGTCCTCGCCCACCGACTCGGCCTCGTCCCCTTCAAGGGCGGCCGCGAGGGCCTCCGCGACTTCCTCAAGTGGTATAAGAAGCCCGAGCCCGGAGAGGACCCCTTCTCGGGCTGCTTCGACTACAACACGGTCCGCCTCGAGCTCAACGTGACGTGCACCGTGAACCCGGACGCCTCTCCCACCGAGAATGACCCCCTCAAGGCCTACAACAACGCCCACGTCTACGCCCGCGACATCGTCTTTGTCCCCACGGGGAGGCAGGTCGAGTACTTTAGCGGGGAGGACGCCATCGCCCCGACGAACCCGGACATCCTCATCGCCAAGCTGCGCCCGCGCCAGACCATCAACCTCGCCATGCACATGCACAAGGGCATCGGCGCCGACCACGCCAAGTTCTCCCCCGTCGCAACCGCCTCGTACCGCCTCCtgcccaccatcaccatcaccaagcccATCCTGGGTGCCGACGCCGACAAGTTTGCCAAGTGCTTCCCTCAGGGTGTCATTGGTCTTGAGCGCGTCACCGCCGAGGAAGCTGCGCAGGCTGGCAGCGGTTACGAGGGCCACGAGGGCGAGACCAAGGCTGTGGTGGTGGATGCCATGAAGGATACCGTCAGCCGCGAGGTCCTACGGCATGAGGAGTTtgagggcaaggtcaagctggGCCGGAGGAGGGAtcacttcatcttctccatcgaGAGCACAGGGCAGTGGGACAGCGACGAGCTTTTCCTCGAGTCGGTCAAGcacctcaagctcaagtgcaagaagctcgagcAGCAGGTTGTCAACATGGTGCGGTAG